The following coding sequences lie in one Haladaptatus sp. DJG-WS-42 genomic window:
- a CDS encoding ABC transporter ATP-binding protein translates to MSDDSALILDGVDAGYGENQVLHDLSMDVKVGRVNCIIGPNGSGKSTSLKAMNGLVPIWDGTLEILGEDMTEATPRDIVERGIITVPQGGNVFPEMTVKENLRMGAYLESDSDVLAERYEHVYETFPVLREREGQLAGSMSGGQQAMLALGRALMADPKFLLLDEPSAGLAPNLIDEVFDHLARLKDAGIDMIIVEQNVRKVLNIAEYIYILDQGSVSFEGRKDELTDEDELVEMYLGRRST, encoded by the coding sequence ATGAGCGACGACTCTGCACTCATTCTCGACGGTGTCGATGCTGGCTACGGCGAGAATCAGGTGCTCCACGACCTGTCGATGGATGTCAAGGTCGGCCGGGTGAACTGCATCATCGGGCCGAACGGCAGCGGGAAATCGACCTCGCTCAAGGCGATGAACGGCCTCGTCCCCATCTGGGACGGAACCTTAGAAATTCTCGGCGAAGACATGACCGAGGCCACGCCTCGGGACATCGTCGAACGCGGTATCATCACCGTCCCACAGGGCGGGAACGTGTTCCCCGAGATGACCGTCAAAGAGAACCTGCGGATGGGTGCGTACCTCGAATCCGACAGCGACGTGCTTGCAGAGCGGTACGAACACGTCTACGAGACGTTCCCCGTCCTCCGCGAACGCGAGGGTCAGCTCGCCGGGTCGATGAGCGGTGGCCAGCAGGCGATGTTGGCACTCGGCCGCGCGCTGATGGCAGATCCGAAATTCCTCCTCCTCGACGAACCGAGCGCCGGACTCGCGCCGAACCTCATCGACGAGGTGTTCGACCACCTCGCGCGCCTCAAGGACGCGGGCATTGACATGATTATCGTCGAACAGAACGTCCGAAAGGTGCTCAATATCGCCGAGTACATCTACATTTTAGACCAAGGCTCGGTGTCCTTCGAGGGCCGGAAGGACGAACTCACCGACGAAGACGAACTGGTCGAGATGTACCTCGGGCGTCGGTCAACCTGA
- a CDS encoding branched-chain amino acid ABC transporter permease, translating into MSLAESLRLTVSRTQTRLKEDLVGPKGIIAAFGILLALAAPFVLREFQLSVTLQILIFILAVSSWNLLAGYFGMFSFTHAALYGVGAYATVISAAEFGIPPLVALAIGGLVAGLFSLPITIPALRLSGSYLAMVTLAFAEIIHLAVITFRDVTNGPTGYTGFAPMFGGDRVTFYYFVLVLVFVLLIVQYALLVSRFGLIARAIREAEDAAQMLGNDTYRHKLVGFFIGSALAGVAGGLQAYNILIISPPMLELNQMIQFMAMSIIGGLGTFSGAILGVIAVVGVAELLRGVIEQRLLIWGLLLMLIILFFPDGIAGSTTQRDILKQQFDGFTDLFGDTKERDK; encoded by the coding sequence ATGAGCCTCGCCGAATCACTCCGCCTGACGGTTTCGCGGACACAGACCCGACTCAAAGAAGACCTCGTCGGGCCGAAAGGCATTATCGCCGCATTTGGCATCCTGTTAGCGCTCGCTGCACCGTTCGTGCTCCGCGAGTTCCAGTTGAGTGTCACGCTCCAGATACTCATCTTCATCCTCGCCGTCTCCAGTTGGAACCTTCTCGCTGGCTACTTCGGCATGTTCAGTTTCACGCACGCGGCGCTCTATGGCGTTGGTGCGTACGCGACGGTCATCTCTGCCGCCGAATTCGGCATTCCACCGCTCGTGGCACTGGCCATCGGCGGGCTGGTCGCCGGGCTGTTCAGTCTCCCGATTACGATTCCTGCGCTCCGGCTGAGCGGGTCGTATCTCGCGATGGTGACGCTCGCGTTCGCAGAAATCATCCACCTCGCGGTCATCACGTTCCGTGACGTGACCAACGGACCAACCGGCTACACCGGGTTCGCGCCGATGTTCGGCGGCGACCGGGTTACCTTCTACTACTTCGTGCTGGTGCTTGTCTTCGTGTTGCTCATCGTACAGTACGCCCTGCTCGTCTCTCGGTTCGGGCTGATTGCCCGCGCGATTCGCGAGGCAGAGGACGCAGCCCAGATGCTCGGCAACGACACCTACCGCCACAAGCTCGTCGGCTTTTTCATCGGCTCTGCGCTCGCTGGTGTCGCCGGTGGACTGCAGGCGTACAACATCCTCATCATCTCGCCGCCGATGCTCGAACTCAACCAGATGATTCAGTTCATGGCAATGAGCATCATCGGCGGGCTCGGGACGTTCAGCGGCGCAATCCTCGGCGTCATCGCCGTTGTCGGCGTCGCAGAGCTACTCCGTGGCGTCATCGAACAGCGCCTGCTCATCTGGGGACTGCTGTTGATGTTGATCATCCTGTTTTTCCCCGACGGCATCGCTGGCAGCACGACGCAACGAGACATCCTCAAACAACAGTTCGATGGCTTCACTGACCTCTTCGGTGACACAAAGGAGCGCGATAAATGA
- a CDS encoding FAD-dependent oxidoreductase produces the protein MPPSSSCDVLVIGGGAVGTSTARAAAERGGEVILLEAESIGGGSTAKAAGMFRSQFSTLETAHLAARSVLVFEAVERETGIGLHQPGYLLLGGDAYREKLEQAADNAAQFGTPVRRYEGDECRDRLPTLCDDAVSFGTEVSTDGYADPYLFATAQAQAARAAGATIHTNTPVTEISVSDGSVETVTAGDRRIQPQTVVNATGVWAPQIGSLAGVSMPISPIRTFALTSPVSLDDSPMVLSLDHNVYYRDEPGGGTLIGGPLAGQPADPDSYDGSVSLDTLLELGERIERVDSRFADMEIERSWAGLKAATPDGLPIIGSHATVENLITAAGFNGHGFMLSPGVGDAVSALALGDDPFVDLSIFSPSRFADRDAQNQHTRIRLS, from the coding sequence ATGCCCCCCTCAAGTTCGTGTGACGTACTGGTCATCGGCGGCGGCGCGGTCGGGACGAGCACGGCACGGGCAGCAGCCGAACGCGGCGGCGAGGTCATCCTTCTCGAAGCGGAGTCGATAGGTGGCGGAAGCACCGCGAAAGCCGCGGGGATGTTTCGCAGCCAGTTTTCAACCCTAGAGACGGCACACCTCGCCGCCCGAAGCGTGCTGGTTTTCGAAGCCGTGGAGCGAGAGACGGGCATTGGCCTCCACCAACCGGGCTACCTACTTCTCGGCGGCGACGCCTATCGGGAAAAACTCGAACAGGCAGCCGACAACGCAGCACAGTTCGGCACACCAGTCCGGCGTTACGAGGGCGACGAGTGTCGTGACCGCCTCCCGACGCTGTGTGACGACGCGGTTTCCTTTGGCACTGAAGTCTCGACCGACGGCTACGCAGACCCGTACCTGTTTGCGACCGCACAGGCGCAGGCTGCTCGTGCGGCAGGTGCAACGATTCACACGAACACCCCGGTAACGGAAATCTCGGTTTCGGACGGCAGCGTCGAGACTGTCACTGCGGGTGACCGCCGAATCCAGCCACAGACCGTCGTGAACGCGACGGGCGTCTGGGCACCACAGATTGGGTCGCTGGCTGGCGTCTCGATGCCCATCTCACCCATTCGGACGTTCGCGCTCACGTCGCCGGTCAGCCTCGACGACTCCCCGATGGTGCTCTCGCTCGACCACAACGTCTACTACCGCGACGAACCGGGTGGGGGAACGCTCATCGGCGGGCCACTTGCGGGACAGCCTGCAGACCCCGACTCGTACGACGGTAGCGTCAGTCTCGACACCCTCCTCGAACTCGGTGAACGCATCGAGCGCGTCGATTCGCGCTTTGCGGACATGGAAATCGAACGTTCGTGGGCTGGACTGAAGGCAGCCACGCCAGACGGATTGCCAATTATTGGCTCCCACGCAACGGTCGAAAACCTCATCACTGCGGCCGGATTCAACGGCCACGGTTTCATGCTTTCTCCCGGCGTTGGCGACGCCGTCTCTGCGCTCGCGCTCGGCGACGATCCGTTCGTTGACCTCTCTATCTTTTCTCCGTCGCGGTTTGCAGACCGCGACGCACAGAACCAGCACACCCGGATTAGGTTATCATAA
- a CDS encoding ABC transporter ATP-binding protein has product MTALLEIDGLKKSFGGLVAVDGLDFEIERGEIVGLIGPNGSGKTTTFNLTTGFLSADDGRIVFDGTDITSSSTHEIATLGLGRTFQETKPFGKLTVFENMLVPQSPLSGEAKLQHARELLDDLELTRVADNHGEDLSGGQKKLLEIARVLMLDPDLILLDEPSAGVNPALMDDILDHIAKLNENGRTILIIEHDMSIVAELCDRVIVMNNGQNIASGTFEEVQQNDLVREAYLGGQ; this is encoded by the coding sequence ATGACTGCACTGCTCGAAATTGACGGCCTGAAAAAATCGTTCGGCGGCCTCGTCGCGGTAGACGGATTGGACTTCGAAATCGAACGCGGCGAAATCGTTGGTCTCATCGGCCCGAACGGCAGTGGGAAGACGACGACGTTCAACCTCACCACGGGATTCCTCTCGGCTGACGACGGGCGCATCGTGTTCGACGGCACCGACATCACGTCGAGTTCGACCCACGAAATCGCAACGCTCGGCCTTGGCCGGACGTTCCAGGAGACGAAACCGTTTGGCAAACTCACCGTGTTCGAGAACATGCTCGTTCCCCAATCGCCGCTCTCTGGCGAGGCAAAACTCCAACACGCACGCGAGTTGCTGGACGACTTAGAACTCACACGGGTTGCCGACAACCACGGCGAGGACCTGAGTGGCGGACAGAAGAAACTGCTCGAAATCGCCCGCGTGTTGATGCTCGACCCAGACCTCATCTTGCTTGACGAGCCAAGCGCCGGCGTGAATCCGGCGCTCATGGACGACATCTTAGACCACATCGCAAAACTCAACGAAAACGGCCGAACCATCCTCATCATCGAACACGACATGTCCATCGTCGCCGAACTCTGTGACCGCGTTATCGTCATGAACAACGGACAGAACATCGCAAGCGGCACGTTTGAAGAAGTGCAGCAGAACGACCTTGTGAGAGAAGCCTATCTCGGAGGGCAATAA
- a CDS encoding SDR family NAD(P)-dependent oxidoreductase, with the protein MTASIPPLADGLSFADDHVLVTGAATGLGRHIALSFAAAGATVSALDIAETPRDEQQSVVTEIEELGGSAAFLQADLTDETQVRESIAAAIDRFGPLSVLVNNAGVNHLGSVDEVSVADWDTVLAVNLRGAFLTARYALPSLLETSGSIVNIASTAGLHGSPGYAAYGPSKAGLVNLTRQLAVDFSPDGVRVNAIAPGIIDAGMAAQELDDPETVAYKQEKTLLPRFGTPEDVSNAVVFLASDAASFVTGETLVVDGGWCA; encoded by the coding sequence ATGACAGCCTCGATTCCACCGCTCGCAGACGGCCTCTCGTTTGCAGACGACCACGTCCTCGTGACCGGCGCGGCCACCGGCCTTGGCCGCCACATTGCGCTCTCGTTTGCGGCGGCGGGTGCGACGGTCTCTGCGCTCGACATTGCAGAAACCCCACGAGACGAACAACAGTCGGTCGTTACAGAAATAGAAGAACTGGGCGGGAGTGCAGCTTTCTTGCAGGCAGATCTCACTGACGAAACGCAGGTACGAGAAAGCATCGCGGCTGCAATCGACCGCTTTGGCCCGCTCTCGGTGCTCGTGAACAACGCGGGCGTAAACCACCTCGGGAGTGTAGACGAGGTGTCGGTCGCAGACTGGGATACGGTTCTCGCGGTGAATCTTCGCGGGGCGTTTCTCACCGCCCGTTACGCCCTTCCGTCGCTGCTCGAAACCTCGGGGAGCATCGTCAACATCGCCTCCACCGCGGGCTTACACGGCTCGCCGGGCTACGCCGCCTACGGGCCGTCGAAAGCGGGCTTGGTGAATCTGACCCGCCAGCTCGCGGTCGATTTCTCGCCCGACGGCGTGCGCGTGAACGCCATCGCTCCCGGTATTATCGACGCGGGCATGGCCGCACAGGAACTCGATGACCCTGAAACGGTTGCCTACAAGCAGGAAAAAACGCTGTTACCGCGCTTTGGCACGCCAGAGGACGTGTCGAACGCGGTGGTGTTTCTCGCGAGCGACGCCGCCTCGTTCGTGACGGGCGAAACCCTCGTCGTGGACGGCGGCTGGTGCGCCTGA
- a CDS encoding ABC transporter substrate-binding protein: MTKDEYSSQRRRFLKTIGGAATVSMVAGCLGDNEGADGTTTTSGAGGDETTTSGGGNGGGSSGDALKVGVYGPFSGPASNIGDALKKGAQLAAKEINASDSDTQLELYFGDSESEPAKGRSAVEFLIDEEGVDMIAGGFHSDVSLAVVEVTAAKGVPQMISNSVSAAINEKIESQDMRNVFKMSPPSEAYGLGWQQFLDGMQEAGDGYFPFDNKRIAMIGETTSYGTSVMDATASYLEEGGWNVVSQDEVAVDETNFTSLLTRIRSNDPDIVWAVQTAPSAGANLIKQFRQTGFDQTHFMHTFVPSNPETINLAGDAANGVLWMTNIGAIPKLTKEIGLADAWQSEYGGAVPGSSGSLSYDNLKIVDKVMAEIGGKANLSVETWEQAVIDLDPHTGSAGMFDWTEDGPFHQALWGKDTVPALASQIVDQQNNVVWPFELSDTEIDNSLYE; the protein is encoded by the coding sequence ATGACAAAGGATGAGTACTCATCACAGCGGCGTCGCTTCCTGAAGACTATCGGGGGCGCGGCGACCGTGTCGATGGTTGCTGGCTGTCTCGGCGATAACGAGGGTGCAGACGGGACGACCACAACGAGCGGCGCTGGCGGCGACGAGACGACCACCAGCGGTGGCGGTAACGGTGGTGGATCCAGCGGCGACGCGCTCAAAGTCGGCGTGTACGGCCCGTTCTCCGGGCCGGCTTCGAACATCGGCGATGCGCTGAAAAAGGGCGCACAACTCGCGGCAAAGGAAATTAACGCGAGCGATTCGGACACGCAGCTGGAACTGTACTTCGGCGACTCAGAATCAGAGCCCGCGAAAGGACGCAGTGCCGTTGAGTTCCTCATCGACGAAGAGGGAGTCGACATGATTGCCGGTGGCTTCCACAGTGACGTGAGCCTCGCGGTGGTCGAAGTCACCGCAGCGAAAGGCGTCCCGCAGATGATTTCGAACTCGGTGAGCGCGGCCATCAACGAGAAAATCGAAAGCCAGGACATGCGCAACGTGTTCAAGATGAGTCCGCCATCCGAAGCGTACGGCCTTGGCTGGCAACAGTTCTTAGACGGGATGCAGGAGGCCGGTGACGGCTACTTCCCGTTCGACAACAAGCGCATTGCCATGATTGGCGAGACCACCTCCTACGGGACGTCCGTGATGGACGCGACCGCCTCGTACTTAGAGGAGGGTGGCTGGAACGTCGTCTCCCAGGACGAAGTGGCAGTCGACGAGACCAACTTCACGTCGCTGCTGACCCGGATTCGCTCGAACGACCCGGACATCGTCTGGGCCGTCCAGACCGCACCATCGGCGGGGGCGAACCTCATCAAGCAGTTCAGACAGACTGGCTTCGACCAGACGCACTTCATGCACACGTTCGTGCCGTCGAACCCGGAGACCATCAACCTCGCCGGAGACGCCGCAAACGGCGTGCTCTGGATGACGAACATCGGCGCAATCCCGAAACTCACCAAAGAGATTGGACTGGCCGACGCGTGGCAGTCCGAGTACGGCGGTGCCGTACCCGGGTCCTCTGGGTCGCTCTCGTACGACAACCTCAAAATCGTCGACAAAGTGATGGCGGAAATCGGTGGCAAAGCAAACCTCTCGGTCGAGACGTGGGAACAGGCGGTCATCGACTTAGACCCACACACCGGCTCTGCAGGGATGTTCGACTGGACCGAAGACGGTCCGTTCCACCAAGCACTGTGGGGCAAGGATACGGTGCCAGCACTGGCCTCACAGATTGTCGACCAGCAAAACAACGTCGTCTGGCCGTTCGAACTCTCGGACACGGAAATCGACAACTCGCTGTACGAGTAA
- a CDS encoding hydantoinase/oxoprolinase family protein, producing MPEDTRIGVDIGGTFTDFISIDEQTGTVRVVKTPSVPETPERSVGNALRESGVKEASRLSHGTTVVTNAILERAGAETALITTARFADILELDRQDRDDIYDLSYKRKQPLVPRYRCFGVEERIGPDGEVVTELDESAVTEIAAVLSAANIESVAVSFLHSYVNDEHERRAKELLDAELDIPVTTSSEVLPEFREYERTNTTVLNAYARPVAETYLDRLTSEIDAHSAVDEIVVMRSDGGVVPTTEAATLPVYLGVSGPAAGVTAATALAQQAGFSDIFTFDMGGTSADTSLVRNGTPEITKEGTIGEQAASIPMYDIRTIGAGGGSIAWVDDGGLLKVGPRSAGADPGPACYGHGGTEPTVTDANVVLGLINPDANFGGSIDLSKEAAEDALAPLAAKLDCSVLEAAQAVYDIVNMNMVESARVLSVQQGIDPREFSFVSFGGAGPLHAAAVARELGTERVVVPPRPGILSAVGLVYSDVRRTASKTNISRLADTPAATLEQQFTDLEAAARSGIGVPESATVTRHTDLRFAGQAHEISVETPAELTAEDLDALADRFRARHDERYGFVMESDIEVVTCRVAVTVPGEKPTIQWEIDDVADAGTRDVYLDGHHHTATVLERQTLPPGYETTGPAIVEMEDSTAVVLPDQTLRIDDHYNMILEDTDE from the coding sequence ATGCCAGAAGACACACGCATCGGCGTCGACATCGGTGGCACGTTCACCGATTTCATCAGCATTGACGAACAGACCGGAACGGTTCGCGTCGTAAAGACGCCGTCCGTTCCCGAAACACCGGAGCGGTCGGTCGGAAATGCGCTTCGTGAAAGCGGGGTAAAAGAGGCGAGTCGGCTCTCACACGGCACCACCGTCGTCACGAACGCCATCCTCGAACGGGCAGGTGCGGAGACGGCACTCATCACCACCGCGCGGTTCGCGGACATTCTCGAACTGGACAGACAAGACCGCGACGACATCTACGACCTTTCGTACAAGCGAAAACAGCCGCTCGTCCCGCGCTACCGGTGCTTTGGCGTCGAAGAACGCATTGGCCCCGACGGCGAGGTCGTTACGGAACTCGATGAGTCCGCGGTCACGGAGATTGCGGCGGTTCTCTCTGCGGCAAACATCGAATCGGTCGCCGTCTCGTTTCTCCACTCGTACGTGAACGACGAACACGAACGGCGCGCAAAGGAACTGCTCGACGCCGAACTCGACATTCCCGTGACGACCTCGAGTGAGGTACTCCCCGAGTTCCGCGAGTACGAGCGGACGAATACGACGGTGTTGAACGCCTACGCCCGCCCGGTCGCAGAGACGTACCTCGACCGCTTGACGAGCGAAATCGACGCCCACAGTGCCGTCGATGAAATTGTCGTCATGCGTTCTGACGGTGGCGTTGTCCCCACCACCGAAGCCGCCACCTTGCCAGTGTATCTGGGGGTCTCCGGCCCCGCTGCGGGCGTGACTGCCGCCACCGCACTTGCCCAGCAAGCAGGCTTTTCGGACATCTTCACCTTCGACATGGGCGGGACGAGCGCGGACACCAGCCTCGTCAGAAACGGAACGCCCGAAATCACGAAGGAGGGAACCATCGGCGAACAGGCCGCCTCGATTCCGATGTACGACATTCGGACCATCGGCGCGGGCGGCGGGAGCATTGCGTGGGTGGACGACGGCGGCCTACTCAAGGTCGGGCCGCGCTCGGCGGGGGCAGACCCCGGCCCTGCGTGCTACGGCCACGGCGGGACGGAACCAACCGTCACCGACGCGAACGTCGTTCTCGGCCTGATTAATCCGGACGCCAACTTCGGCGGATCTATCGACCTCTCGAAAGAGGCGGCAGAAGACGCGCTCGCCCCGCTCGCAGCAAAACTCGACTGCAGCGTGCTTGAGGCGGCACAGGCCGTCTACGACATCGTGAACATGAACATGGTCGAGAGCGCGCGGGTGTTGAGCGTCCAGCAGGGCATCGACCCGCGGGAGTTTTCCTTTGTCTCATTCGGGGGTGCAGGCCCGCTCCACGCCGCGGCCGTTGCCCGCGAACTCGGCACAGAACGAGTCGTCGTTCCGCCCCGCCCGGGCATCCTTTCTGCGGTTGGGTTGGTGTACTCGGATGTGCGCCGAACCGCAAGCAAGACGAACATCAGCCGACTCGCAGACACGCCCGCGGCGACGCTCGAACAGCAGTTCACCGACCTCGAAGCAGCGGCACGAAGCGGGATTGGCGTCCCCGAATCGGCGACGGTGACCCGCCACACCGATCTGCGCTTTGCGGGGCAAGCCCACGAAATCAGCGTCGAGACGCCGGCCGAGTTGACGGCCGAAGACTTAGACGCGCTCGCAGACCGGTTCCGTGCCCGCCACGACGAACGCTATGGCTTCGTGATGGAGAGCGACATCGAGGTGGTGACCTGCCGCGTCGCGGTGACCGTCCCCGGCGAGAAGCCGACCATCCAGTGGGAGATAGACGACGTCGCAGACGCAGGCACCCGCGACGTGTACCTCGACGGTCACCACCACACGGCGACCGTCTTGGAGCGCCAGACCCTGCCCCCGGGCTACGAAACGACCGGCCCGGCAATCGTCGAGATGGAAGACAGCACGGCCGTTGTCCTCCCCGACCAGACCCTACGCATCGACGACCACTACAACATGATTCTGGAGGACACAGATGAGTAA
- a CDS encoding hydantoinase B/oxoprolinase family protein: MSNIDPATLEIVRNSLHSAAEEMGETLLRTAYSSVIREARDCSTALFGPDGDLIAQAEHIPMHLGSMPYALAHNFEVAASLGEDEILVFNDPYHGGQHIVDIIAFHPVFVGGERIGFAGSIAHHIDMGGQGAASLGTGVSTTYGEGFRFPPLVLDTTSREFDNFVRTLASNVRASEYVIGDFNAQLSANRRGVERLSGIATKYGVETYREVLSELDSYAERFMRSRIAALDDRTATGSETVEIEAPGDEPVDTTVRVEVTVDGDELTVDFTGTADQFPGYINSPIASTHSAAYFAVLASLGGEDLPISAGVYRPIAIEAPSGTLVNPTEPAATRARMKTCCRIYDAVLRALSDLSPERVPASAFNSTTPIVFAKQFDDHTEVFMDLPGGGWGAYPGGDGASATTNPLQNEMNIPIEAIEQDHEWLRVADYSLVPDSGGVGEYRGGLGVRRAFEIASGPASSTGYAGRLENGAWGVGGGGTGMPGDTSVTRTDGTESPLGTVWDTPLDTGDVVSVTMGGGGGYGEYANRSVARVAADVASGFVSFEQAVSAYDVAEDDLTDALTDLLGDGFEAYAAYHGWPTV, translated from the coding sequence ATGAGTAACATCGACCCGGCAACCTTAGAAATCGTCAGAAACTCGCTGCACAGCGCGGCCGAAGAAATGGGCGAAACGCTGCTTCGCACCGCCTATTCCTCTGTTATCCGCGAGGCAAGAGACTGTTCGACCGCGCTGTTCGGCCCCGACGGCGACCTCATCGCGCAGGCAGAACACATCCCGATGCACCTCGGGTCGATGCCGTACGCGCTTGCCCACAACTTCGAGGTCGCCGCGTCGCTCGGAGAAGACGAGATTCTGGTGTTCAACGACCCGTATCACGGCGGCCAGCACATCGTGGACATCATTGCCTTCCACCCGGTGTTCGTCGGCGGCGAGCGAATCGGGTTTGCCGGCAGTATCGCCCACCACATCGACATGGGTGGGCAGGGTGCGGCCAGTTTAGGAACGGGCGTTTCGACCACCTACGGCGAGGGCTTTCGCTTCCCGCCGCTCGTCCTCGATACGACGAGCCGCGAGTTCGACAACTTCGTCCGCACGCTCGCCTCGAACGTCCGGGCGAGCGAGTACGTCATCGGCGACTTCAACGCCCAACTCTCGGCGAATCGCCGCGGCGTCGAGCGCCTGTCGGGCATCGCCACGAAGTACGGCGTCGAGACGTACCGCGAGGTGCTCTCAGAACTCGATAGCTACGCAGAGCGGTTCATGCGAAGTCGCATCGCCGCACTCGACGACCGCACCGCGACGGGAAGCGAGACGGTCGAAATCGAAGCGCCCGGCGACGAACCCGTGGACACGACGGTTCGCGTCGAAGTCACCGTCGATGGCGACGAGTTAACCGTTGACTTCACCGGCACGGCCGACCAGTTCCCCGGCTACATCAACTCGCCCATCGCCTCGACGCACTCTGCGGCGTATTTTGCCGTACTGGCGTCGCTCGGGGGCGAAGACCTCCCAATCAGCGCCGGGGTTTATCGGCCAATCGCCATCGAGGCTCCCTCGGGGACGCTCGTCAACCCGACCGAACCGGCAGCGACGCGCGCCCGGATGAAGACGTGCTGTCGCATCTACGACGCCGTGCTCCGGGCGCTCTCTGACCTCTCACCAGAACGCGTCCCAGCAAGCGCGTTCAACAGCACGACGCCCATCGTGTTCGCCAAACAATTTGATGACCACACGGAGGTGTTCATGGACCTGCCCGGCGGCGGTTGGGGAGCGTACCCCGGCGGCGACGGCGCATCCGCGACGACGAACCCGCTCCAAAACGAGATGAACATCCCTATCGAAGCAATCGAACAAGACCACGAGTGGCTTCGCGTCGCAGACTACAGCCTCGTGCCCGACAGCGGCGGTGTCGGCGAGTATCGCGGCGGCCTCGGGGTTCGTCGCGCCTTCGAAATCGCCTCCGGCCCGGCGAGCAGTACGGGCTACGCCGGACGGCTCGAAAACGGCGCGTGGGGTGTGGGCGGCGGCGGTACTGGCATGCCGGGCGACACCTCGGTCACCCGAACCGACGGCACGGAATCGCCGCTCGGAACCGTGTGGGATACGCCGCTCGACACCGGCGACGTCGTCTCGGTGACGATGGGCGGCGGCGGTGGTTACGGCGAGTATGCGAACCGCTCCGTCGCGCGTGTCGCAGCGGACGTGGCGAGCGGCTTCGTCTCGTTCGAGCAGGCGGTTTCCGCCTACGACGTCGCGGAAGACGACCTCACCGACGCCCTCACAGACTTGCTCGGCGACGGGTTCGAGGCCTACGCCGCCTACCACGGCTGGCCGACTGTCTGA